Part of the Aureitalea marina genome, ATACCCAAAAAAAAAAGCAGATCTCGTTAAGTCTGGGCAGAAACATCAAAGTCCTACAAACGTACACCCAGACTAGGGCTAACGGGATCTGCTATAGGTATAGCTATACACCATTAGTTGGATTTAGTTAGTTCCTCAAAATTAGCGATTAATCCTACAAAATGTAGTAAAAAACTTACATTTCGATGTAAGAACAGAAAAGCCCGATAAACGGTCAAAAAATAAGTTGGAATACGTTAAAATCCGACAGAAGTATCGTCTCCACGTCTGTCTGCTCCACCCTCCAGGCGACCATCCGGTAATACTAGGATTCCATCCACCTTACCGATTACTGGTGAGTTATTCTCGTTGGTTTGGTAACCTTTGGCTCTAAGGGCTTCAAGTACAGCAGGGTCAAAGGAATTGGGTTCAAACAACACCACGTCTGGCAGCCATTGATGATGAAATCTCGGGGCATTTACGGCTTCTTGCATGGTCATGCCGTGTTCATAGACGTTCAGAACGGTTTGTAGAACCGACGTGATGATGGTAGATCCACCGGGTGTTCCCACGGTCATCCAAAATTCGCCGTCCTTCTCTACCAGGGTGGGGGTCATGGAACTCAGCATACGCTTACCTGGTGCAATGGAATTGGCTTCTCCGCCAATAAGGCCAAACATATTTGGCTCGCCTGGTTTTGCACTAAAATCGTCCATTTCGTTATTCAAAAAGAACCCAATGGAATCGGCATACATTTTAGAGCCGTAGGCCCCATTTAGCGTGACTGTGACAGAAACCGCATTACCCTGGGTATCCACTATTGAATAGTGGGTGGTCTCCATGCTTTCATAGCCGGGGATACTTCCATAATTGATCGAAGAAGAGGGAGTGGCCTGGTCAAAAGAAAATTCGTCCATACGACCGGATAGATAGTCGTCCGAGATCAAGGTGTCAATGGGAATATTGACAAAATCAGGGTCGCCCAGATAGAAACTGCGATCGGCGTAGGCACGGCGCTCGGCCTCTACCATGAGCTGTATGGCCTGGGTACTGTTGTGACCGTATACTCCGATAGGGTATGGCTCTATCATATTCATGATCTGGGCAAGGCAGACACCACCACTAGAAGGAGGGGCCATGGAGATAACTCGCAAATCCTTGTAATCAAAGACTACCGGCTCCCGCCAGACTGCTTCGTAAGCTGCCAAATCCTCCATTGTAATAATACCACCGTGTCCTT contains:
- the ggt gene encoding gamma-glutamyltransferase; amino-acid sequence: MKNLLLALFASILLIACKQEKEAVVDIQETKPIFHGLIVDNAMAVSAREEASRIGSEIMKKGGNAFDAMIATEMALSVAYPFAGSIGGGGFLVYRTQHGEIGALDYREKAPLAASRDMYLDEDGNYQTAMSKVGSMAIGVPGGVAGMFAVHEKFGTLPMEELLAPVIRLAEKGYVVTEKQKQRFDNYRDLFEEVNGKGSVYTQVYEAGDTLKNPAIAATLTRIAENGRSEFYQGETARQLVDFVQGHGGIITMEDLAAYEAVWREPVVFDYKDLRVISMAPPSSGGVCLAQIMNMIEPYPIGVYGHNSTQAIQLMVEAERRAYADRSFYLGDPDFVNIPIDTLISDDYLSGRMDEFSFDQATPSSSINYGSIPGYESMETTHYSIVDTQGNAVSVTVTLNGAYGSKMYADSIGFFLNNEMDDFSAKPGEPNMFGLIGGEANSIAPGKRMLSSMTPTLVEKDGEFWMTVGTPGGSTIITSVLQTVLNVYEHGMTMQEAVNAPRFHHQWLPDVVLFEPNSFDPAVLEALRAKGYQTNENNSPVIGKVDGILVLPDGRLEGGADRRGDDTSVGF